Proteins encoded together in one Nyctibius grandis isolate bNycGra1 chromosome 1, bNycGra1.pri, whole genome shotgun sequence window:
- the LOC137669791 gene encoding rho GTPase-activating protein 20-like isoform X2, protein MNHHHPPLCASVPCPMAWTPRGVESLRGCFGGTHVSLSAKSGSSSFEILPANLLMRHGECSPAEEDYLPLHCPAVCGAGLRFQAALCLPLTKELPPDPAAKACRANFMNLKMWIHDHDASCRYTPARGCGRRLQNGFYPEVSACRKVPGAEGAVAGHPGGDTRRSPESPGDPPAISQAPGEGAEPPPCQEDGQRQEPGEAAGGPGRARGSSSSRRRRRRGLPWSFAVRRSPAAAPAPGQAGSGSGRALFGQPLAALCGEEGTLPRPIQELLAVLQREGPSTEEIFRLAVTGTKLRELREALDCGTDVELGSQPALLLAVILKDFLRSIPAKLLVTNLYDEWMAAMERPSKEEKMEELKV, encoded by the exons ATGAACCATCACCACCCTCCCCTCTGTGCCAGCGTGCCCTGCCCCATGGCATGGACCCCCCGTGGGGTCGAGTCCCTGAGGGGCTGCTTTGGAGGGACACATGTCAGCCTCTCGGCCAAGtcaggcagcagctcctttgAAATCCTCCCTGCCAACCTCCTAATGAGACACG GGGAATGTTCTCCAGCAGAAGAGGACTACCTACCTCTGCACTGCCCAGCGGTCTGTGGAGCAGGGTTGCGTTTCCAAGCAGCACTGTGCCTCCCACTCACGAAGGAGCTTCCTCCAGACCCAGCTGCAAAGGCCTGCAGG GCCAACTTCATGAATTTAAAGATGTGGATTCATGACCATGATGCATCGTGCCGGTATACACCTGCCAGAGGATGTGGAAGAAGACTGCAGAACGGCTTTTACCCAGAAGTATCAGCATGTCGAAAG GTCCCGGGCGCTGAAGGAGCTGTGGCTGGGCACCCTGGTGGG GACACCAGGAGGAGCCCCGAGAGCCCGGGTGACCCGCCTGCCATCTCTCAAGCTCCTGGAGAAGGAGCTGAGCCGCCGCCATGCC AGGAGGACGGTCAGCGCCAGGAGCCTGGAGAGGCTGCTGGAGGGCCAGGCAGAG cacgagggagcagcagcagcaggaggaggaggaggagggggctgccctGGTCCTTTGCTGTGCGGCGGAGCCCGGCCGCTGCCCCGGCgccagggcaggcaggctcCGGCAGCGGCAGGGCACTCTTtgggcagcccctggcagccCTCTGTGGGGAGGAGGGCACGCTGCCCCGGCCCATCCAG gagctgctggctgtCCTGCAGCGTGAAGGACCATCGACGGAGGAGATCTTCCGCCTAGCTGTGACCGGGACCAAGCTTCGGGAGCTGCGGGAGGCCCTGGACTGCGGGACGGACGTCGAGCTGGGCAGCCAGCCTGCGCTGCTGCTGGCCGTCATCCTGAAG GACTTCCTGCGAAGCATCCCTGCCAAGCTCCTCGTGACCAACCTGTACGACGAGTGGATGGCAGCGATGGAGAGGCCCAGCAAGGAGGAGAAGATGGAAGAGCTGAAAGTATAA
- the LOC137669791 gene encoding T-cell activation Rho GTPase-activating protein-like isoform X5, with translation MMHRAGIHLPEDVEEDCRTAFTQKYQHVERSRALKELWLGTLVGTPGGAPRARVTRLPSLKLLEKELSRRHARRTVSARSLERLLEGQAEDDPKQGPATASSGNGEGLCRSPARGSSSSRRRRRRGLPWSFAVRRSPAAAPAPGQAGSGSGRALFGQPLAALCGEEGTLPRPIQELLAVLQREGPSTEEIFRLAVTGTKLRELREALDCGTDVELGSQPALLLAVILKDFLRSIPAKLLVTNLYDEWMAAMERPSKEEKMEELKGGREVACIQPPPPEAAAVPPAAHWPQHRHQQDELQQPGHLRWAKLSEPSQGGSFCL, from the exons ATGATGCATCGTGCCGGTATACACCTGCCAGAGGATGTGGAAGAAGACTGCAGAACGGCTTTTACCCAGAAGTATCAGCATGTCGAAAG GTCCCGGGCGCTGAAGGAGCTGTGGCTGGGCACCCTGGTGGG GACACCAGGAGGAGCCCCGAGAGCCCGGGTGACCCGCCTGCCATCTCTCAAGCTCCTGGAGAAGGAGCTGAGCCGCCGCCATGCC AGGAGGACGGTCAGCGCCAGGAGCCTGGAGAGGCTGCTGGAGGGCCAGGCAGAG GATGATCCCAAGCAAGGGCCTGCGACGGCCTCATCTGGAAATGGAGAGGGACTTTGCCGCTCACCAG cacgagggagcagcagcagcaggaggaggaggaggagggggctgccctGGTCCTTTGCTGTGCGGCGGAGCCCGGCCGCTGCCCCGGCgccagggcaggcaggctcCGGCAGCGGCAGGGCACTCTTtgggcagcccctggcagccCTCTGTGGGGAGGAGGGCACGCTGCCCCGGCCCATCCAG gagctgctggctgtCCTGCAGCGTGAAGGACCATCGACGGAGGAGATCTTCCGCCTAGCTGTGACCGGGACCAAGCTTCGGGAGCTGCGGGAGGCCCTGGACTGCGGGACGGACGTCGAGCTGGGCAGCCAGCCTGCGCTGCTGCTGGCCGTCATCCTGAAG GACTTCCTGCGAAGCATCCCTGCCAAGCTCCTCGTGACCAACCTGTACGACGAGTGGATGGCAGCGATGGAGAGGCCCAGCAAGGAGGAGAAGATGGAAGAGCTGAAA GGTGGCCGAGAAGTTGCCTGCATccaacctcctcctcctgaagcagctgctgtccctcctgcagcacatTGGCCACAGCACAGACACCAGCAGGATGAGCTGCAGCAACCTGGCCATCTGCGTTGGGCCAAACTTTCTGAGCCCAGCCAAGGAGGATCTTTTTGCCTTTGA
- the LOC137669791 gene encoding rho GTPase-activating protein 20-like isoform X3, with product MNLKMWIHDHDASCRYTPARGCGRRLQNGFYPEVSACRKVPGAEGAVAGHPGGDTRRSPESPGDPPAISQAPGEGAEPPPCQEDGQRQEPGEAAGGPGRARGSSSSRRRRRRGLPWSFAVRRSPAAAPAPGQAGSGSGRALFGQPLAALCGEEGTLPRPIQELLAVLQREGPSTEEIFRLAVTGTKLRELREALDCGTDVELGSQPALLLAVILKDFLRSIPAKLLVTNLYDEWMAAMERPSKEEKMEELKGGREVACIQPPPPEAAAVPPAAHWPQHRHQQDELQQPGHLRWAKLSEPSQGGSFCL from the exons ATGAATTTAAAGATGTGGATTCATGACCATGATGCATCGTGCCGGTATACACCTGCCAGAGGATGTGGAAGAAGACTGCAGAACGGCTTTTACCCAGAAGTATCAGCATGTCGAAAG GTCCCGGGCGCTGAAGGAGCTGTGGCTGGGCACCCTGGTGGG GACACCAGGAGGAGCCCCGAGAGCCCGGGTGACCCGCCTGCCATCTCTCAAGCTCCTGGAGAAGGAGCTGAGCCGCCGCCATGCC AGGAGGACGGTCAGCGCCAGGAGCCTGGAGAGGCTGCTGGAGGGCCAGGCAGAG cacgagggagcagcagcagcaggaggaggaggaggagggggctgccctGGTCCTTTGCTGTGCGGCGGAGCCCGGCCGCTGCCCCGGCgccagggcaggcaggctcCGGCAGCGGCAGGGCACTCTTtgggcagcccctggcagccCTCTGTGGGGAGGAGGGCACGCTGCCCCGGCCCATCCAG gagctgctggctgtCCTGCAGCGTGAAGGACCATCGACGGAGGAGATCTTCCGCCTAGCTGTGACCGGGACCAAGCTTCGGGAGCTGCGGGAGGCCCTGGACTGCGGGACGGACGTCGAGCTGGGCAGCCAGCCTGCGCTGCTGCTGGCCGTCATCCTGAAG GACTTCCTGCGAAGCATCCCTGCCAAGCTCCTCGTGACCAACCTGTACGACGAGTGGATGGCAGCGATGGAGAGGCCCAGCAAGGAGGAGAAGATGGAAGAGCTGAAA GGTGGCCGAGAAGTTGCCTGCATccaacctcctcctcctgaagcagctgctgtccctcctgcagcacatTGGCCACAGCACAGACACCAGCAGGATGAGCTGCAGCAACCTGGCCATCTGCGTTGGGCCAAACTTTCTGAGCCCAGCCAAGGAGGATCTTTTTGCCTTTGA
- the LOC137669791 gene encoding T-cell activation Rho GTPase-activating protein-like isoform X4, whose product MGRSRALKELWLGTLVGTPGGAPRARVTRLPSLKLLEKELSRRHARRTVSARSLERLLEGQAEDDPKQGPATASSGNGEGLCRSPARGSSSSRRRRRRGLPWSFAVRRSPAAAPAPGQAGSGSGRALFGQPLAALCGEEGTLPRPIQELLAVLQREGPSTEEIFRLAVTGTKLRELREALDCGTDVELGSQPALLLAVILKDFLRSIPAKLLVTNLYDEWMAAMERPSKEEKMEELKGGREVACIQPPPPEAAAVPPAAHWPQHRHQQDELQQPGHLRWAKLSEPSQGGSFCL is encoded by the exons aTGGGCCG GTCCCGGGCGCTGAAGGAGCTGTGGCTGGGCACCCTGGTGGG GACACCAGGAGGAGCCCCGAGAGCCCGGGTGACCCGCCTGCCATCTCTCAAGCTCCTGGAGAAGGAGCTGAGCCGCCGCCATGCC AGGAGGACGGTCAGCGCCAGGAGCCTGGAGAGGCTGCTGGAGGGCCAGGCAGAG GATGATCCCAAGCAAGGGCCTGCGACGGCCTCATCTGGAAATGGAGAGGGACTTTGCCGCTCACCAG cacgagggagcagcagcagcaggaggaggaggaggagggggctgccctGGTCCTTTGCTGTGCGGCGGAGCCCGGCCGCTGCCCCGGCgccagggcaggcaggctcCGGCAGCGGCAGGGCACTCTTtgggcagcccctggcagccCTCTGTGGGGAGGAGGGCACGCTGCCCCGGCCCATCCAG gagctgctggctgtCCTGCAGCGTGAAGGACCATCGACGGAGGAGATCTTCCGCCTAGCTGTGACCGGGACCAAGCTTCGGGAGCTGCGGGAGGCCCTGGACTGCGGGACGGACGTCGAGCTGGGCAGCCAGCCTGCGCTGCTGCTGGCCGTCATCCTGAAG GACTTCCTGCGAAGCATCCCTGCCAAGCTCCTCGTGACCAACCTGTACGACGAGTGGATGGCAGCGATGGAGAGGCCCAGCAAGGAGGAGAAGATGGAAGAGCTGAAA GGTGGCCGAGAAGTTGCCTGCATccaacctcctcctcctgaagcagctgctgtccctcctgcagcacatTGGCCACAGCACAGACACCAGCAGGATGAGCTGCAGCAACCTGGCCATCTGCGTTGGGCCAAACTTTCTGAGCCCAGCCAAGGAGGATCTTTTTGCCTTTGA
- the LGALSL gene encoding galectin-related protein, whose protein sequence is MAGTVAERDALKIEDGHLNNSLGSPVQADVYFPRLIVPFCGHIKGGMRPGKKILVMGIVDLNPESFGISLTCGESEDPPADVAIELKAVFTDRQFVRNSCVAGEWGEEQSSIPYFPFIPDQPFRVEILCEHPRFRIFVDGHQLFDFYHRIETLSAIDTIKINGDLQLTKLG, encoded by the exons ATGGCGGGGACCGTGGCCGAGCGGGACGCGCTG AAAATAGAGGACGGGCATTTAAACAACTCCCTGGGATCCCCGGTGCAAGCTGATGTGTACTTCCCTCGCCTG ATTGTCCCCTTCTGTGGGCACATCAAAGGAGGAATGAGGCCGGGAAAGAAGATCTTAGTTATGGGCATAGTGGACCTCAACCCCGAGAG CTTTGGCATCAGTCTGACTTGCGGGGAGTCAGAGGATCCTCCTGCGGACGTAGCTATTGAACTGAAAGCTGTGTTTACAGACAGACAGTTTGTCAGAAACTCTTGTGTAGCCGGAGAATGGGGGGAAGAGCAATCGTCTATTCCTTACTTTCCATTTATACCGGACCAGCCTTTTAGG gtcGAGATACTTTGCGAGCATCCTCGTTTTAGAATATTTGTGGATGGACATCAGCTCTTTGATTTTTACCACCGTATTGAAACACTGTCAGCAATTGACACGATAAAGATAAACGGAGATCTTCAGCTTACAAAACTTGGCTGA
- the LOC137669791 gene encoding uncharacterized protein isoform X1 has translation MNHHHPPLCASVPCPMAWTPRGVESLRGCFGGTHVSLSAKSGSSSFEILPANLLMRHGECSPAEEDYLPLHCPAVCGAGLRFQAALCLPLTKELPPDPAAKACRANFMNLKMWIHDHDASCRYTPARGCGRRLQNGFYPEVSACRKVPGAEGAVAGHPGGDTRRSPESPGDPPAISQAPGEGAEPPPCQEDGQRQEPGEAAGGPGRARGSSSSRRRRRRGLPWSFAVRRSPAAAPAPGQAGSGSGRALFGQPLAALCGEEGTLPRPIQELLAVLQREGPSTEEIFRLAVTGTKLRELREALDCGTDVELGSQPALLLAVILKDFLRSIPAKLLVTNLYDEWMAAMERPSKEEKMEELKGGREVACIQPPPPEAAAVPPAAHWPQHRHQQDELQQPGHLRWAKLSEPSQGGSFCL, from the exons ATGAACCATCACCACCCTCCCCTCTGTGCCAGCGTGCCCTGCCCCATGGCATGGACCCCCCGTGGGGTCGAGTCCCTGAGGGGCTGCTTTGGAGGGACACATGTCAGCCTCTCGGCCAAGtcaggcagcagctcctttgAAATCCTCCCTGCCAACCTCCTAATGAGACACG GGGAATGTTCTCCAGCAGAAGAGGACTACCTACCTCTGCACTGCCCAGCGGTCTGTGGAGCAGGGTTGCGTTTCCAAGCAGCACTGTGCCTCCCACTCACGAAGGAGCTTCCTCCAGACCCAGCTGCAAAGGCCTGCAGG GCCAACTTCATGAATTTAAAGATGTGGATTCATGACCATGATGCATCGTGCCGGTATACACCTGCCAGAGGATGTGGAAGAAGACTGCAGAACGGCTTTTACCCAGAAGTATCAGCATGTCGAAAG GTCCCGGGCGCTGAAGGAGCTGTGGCTGGGCACCCTGGTGGG GACACCAGGAGGAGCCCCGAGAGCCCGGGTGACCCGCCTGCCATCTCTCAAGCTCCTGGAGAAGGAGCTGAGCCGCCGCCATGCC AGGAGGACGGTCAGCGCCAGGAGCCTGGAGAGGCTGCTGGAGGGCCAGGCAGAG cacgagggagcagcagcagcaggaggaggaggaggagggggctgccctGGTCCTTTGCTGTGCGGCGGAGCCCGGCCGCTGCCCCGGCgccagggcaggcaggctcCGGCAGCGGCAGGGCACTCTTtgggcagcccctggcagccCTCTGTGGGGAGGAGGGCACGCTGCCCCGGCCCATCCAG gagctgctggctgtCCTGCAGCGTGAAGGACCATCGACGGAGGAGATCTTCCGCCTAGCTGTGACCGGGACCAAGCTTCGGGAGCTGCGGGAGGCCCTGGACTGCGGGACGGACGTCGAGCTGGGCAGCCAGCCTGCGCTGCTGCTGGCCGTCATCCTGAAG GACTTCCTGCGAAGCATCCCTGCCAAGCTCCTCGTGACCAACCTGTACGACGAGTGGATGGCAGCGATGGAGAGGCCCAGCAAGGAGGAGAAGATGGAAGAGCTGAAA GGTGGCCGAGAAGTTGCCTGCATccaacctcctcctcctgaagcagctgctgtccctcctgcagcacatTGGCCACAGCACAGACACCAGCAGGATGAGCTGCAGCAACCTGGCCATCTGCGTTGGGCCAAACTTTCTGAGCCCAGCCAAGGAGGATCTTTTTGCCTTTGA